Proteins from a genomic interval of Helicoverpa zea isolate HzStark_Cry1AcR chromosome 31, ilHelZeax1.1, whole genome shotgun sequence:
- the LOC124644970 gene encoding ubiquitin-conjugating enzyme E2-22 kDa codes for MANIAAKRIKREFKEVMKSEEVAGGTIKLELINDSWTELQGEIAGPPDTPYEGGTFLLEIKVPETYPFNPPKIRFMTKIWHPNVSSVTGAICLDILKDQWAAALTLRTVLLSIQALLAAAEPKDPQDAVVAKQYREDIHLFNLTARHWTNSYAGGPTVIWEFNQKVQVLLDMGVEEDQARVALSTFNWELERATEHLFS; via the exons atggcAAATATAGCAGCTAAACGCATTAAAAGAGAATTCAAGGAGGTCATGAAAAGTGAAGAG GTCGCAGGCGGTACCATTAAATTGGAGCTGATTAACGACAGCTGGACAGAACTCCAAGGCGAGATAGCCGGCCCACCAGACACACCATACGAAGGTGGAACATTCCTTTTAGAGATAAAAGTGCCTGAGACTTACCCATTTAATCCGCCCAAG ATTCGCTTTATGACGAAGATTTGGCACCCCAATGTGTCATCAGTAACGGGTGCTATTTGTTTAGATATACTAAAAGATCAATGGGCGGCTGCCCTGACACTGCGTACGGTATTGCTGTCCATTCAGGCGCTTTTGGCTGCCGCTGAGCCTAAAGACCCACAAGACGCCGTCGTGGCCAAACAATATAGAGAAGACATACACCTGTTCAACTTAACAGCCAGACACTGGACCAATTCGTATGCTGGAGGCCCTACGGTCATTTGGGAGTTCAATCAGAAAGTTCAAGTGTTACTAGATATGGGCGTCGAAGAAGATCAAGCGAGAGTCGCACTATCTACGTTTAACTGGGAACTAGAGCGGGCCACAGAACATCTTTTTAGTTAG